The DNA sequence ATTGGAGCCGGGCCACGAGGGATTGGACGCGATACTCGACTTCGTCGAGCCCCTGGATGCGCAACTGAGACCCGACCGCGTGAGCCTATCGCGTCAGCGGAAGTACTCGCGCCAGCTCGTGCACGAGAAGCTCCATGAATGCAGGACGATGGCCGGTACAGATATCTTTTTTGCTCGCTCCAGGCCACCAGACGAAAGCCTCTGGCTCAGAACCCTCGACAATGGGGCCGAGGATTCCCGCTTCATCGTCGATTTGACGCTTAAACCCTTCTCCGTCGTTCGTGAAGAGAGCCAGCGCGAAGAATACGCCCACCGCCTCGTGTCCCTGGTGCGGTCCTTCGCCCAGCGCTTCCCCCTGTCCTACGGACTGGCTCACAGCTACACCGACTTCTCCCTGGGTAGCGACCCTCACCGGACGAGCACGCGCCAACCGAAGCGGGTGTACGAGGCCTACTGGCTCAACGTGTACGGCCCACGCATGGTGGAGGAGATTGGCCGCGAGCGCCTGATGTCCGTGCCCGCCGTTCACGTGGAGCAGTTGCCCGGCGGCGCCGTGATGTGGCTCACCCGCCATACTCCCGCCGACTTCGACTCCGAGGAAGCCCGTGTCGCCCAGGCCCGAGCCCTGGTGCACCTGCGTCCCGAGCTGAAGCTGGAGGAGACGCTCGCTACCCTGCGTCAGCGCTCGCTCGTCTTCACTCCCATCCCCGTCGAGTTCGATGAGGATGTGGCCGACATCCTCTGGTTGAAGGTGAAAGGCCTGGGCTTGTCCGAGCAGCGACGGAACGTCGAGCGCTTCAACCGCTACCACCCTCCTCCCGTCACTGAGTGGCTGCCCGCCACTGACGCCCCAGCGCCCGATGTCGATGACGTGCAGCGGGAGATCGCCATCATCGAGGGCGTCTTGCTCGAGCGGCTCACCTTGATGCTCCACAAGAAGGTTCCCGCGCTGGAGGAGGGCTCCGTGGAAGCGCTACCGCAGTTGGATTACTACCTGTGGCGCTCCGGCCGGGGGGCACAGTCGACGACTGGCGAGGGGCCGACGTATGGGGACAGGGAACTGCTCATCCCGCCGATAGGGGCTTTGCTGGGCATGCATCTGGTGCACACCCTGGGGGGGCGCTGGGTGCCTCGTCGCAAGCTGGAGGAGTCGGCGGTGGTGGTGGGGGACAGGGCCTGGCTTCCCTTCCTGCGCGCCCGCCATGCCCTCCAGGGCCGCGATGCCCCCCTCGACTACTCCTGTACCCAGCTCTTCCGCGTTGCTCAGCGACTCGCGCGCGCACTGGCGCATTGAGTCCACCTTCCGCTTCCGGACCGGGACCTGGAGATGCCAGGGCTACTCGCGGAGTGGGTCTGGTAGCCTCCGCTGTCTTCGGAGGTCGGTGGGATGCGCGAGAACGAGAGCGCCGGCGGGGCCTGGGTGCCGCCCGGGTTGGACTTCACTCCCGGTGCCCAGGTGGCGGGATTCACCATCGAGGCGCGGCTCGCCTCCGGCAGCTTCGGTGCCGTCTTCCGTGCCAGCAGGAGCGGGCGGGCCTTCGCCCTCAAGCTGGTTCCCCTGGATGTCCGCGGCGAGCGCGAGGTGGATTCCCTGCGCAAGGTCCGTCACCCCCATGTCGTGGGCCTCCATGGCTACAGCCTCTGGCCGGACGACGCGCCGCGCTTCCTGGTGCTCATCCTCGAGCTCGTCGCGGGCCTTCCGTTGGACGTGTGGGCGCTCGAGGAGAACCCCTCCGCGTCCGAGCTCGTGCGCCAGGTGCTGTTGCCCCTCGTGAGCGCCCTGTCCGCCGTGCATGCCTCGGGCGTGGTGCACCGCGACGTGAAGGAGGCCAATGTCCTCGTGCGCGAGGCGGATGGGCAGCCCGTGCTGGTGGACTTCGGCGCGGCCGGCTACGCGGGCGCCCCTCGCCTCACCGCCGTGCTCCCTCCCGGGACTCCCGAGTACCGCAGCCCCGAGGCCTGGCGCTTCGTCCGCGAGAGCGACAGCTCCGAGCCCTATCCCGCCGGGCCCGCGGACGACCTGTGGGCGCTGGGCGTTACGACCTACGCGCTCCTGACGCGCAGGCTGCCCTTCGGCGAGCGGCTCGAACCCGGGATGATCCGCGCCATCCTCCAGGAGACTCCCCCGGCGCCCCACTCACTCAACCCGCGAGTCCCTCGGGCCCTCGGCGACCTGTGCCTGCGCATGCTGGAGAAGTCGCCCGAGGCGCGCTTCGCGGACGCCGGGGCGCTCTCCGAGGCCCTGGAGGCGCAGCTGTCCCTGGCCGATGACTCCTGGCGCACCCCCCTGTTCCCCGGTGACTCGCGGCCCGTGAAACAGGCTCCGCCGGTACGCGAGCGCCCTCGGCGGTGGCGGGCCGGGCTCGCGCTGCTCGTGGTGGCCGGAGTGCTCTCCCTCCTCGCGGTGAAGGGGTGGCGACCCTCGCGGGCATCGTCCACCACCCAACGTGTAGAGTCGGCCCACCCCCTCCCGCTCCAAAAGGCTGGCTCCCGCCAGGAATTGGCGCCTGCCCAGGTGACGGGAGACGTTGGCGCCGGCGCGGCACCTCCTGAGTCATCCATCCCCGCGCCCGTCGCCCGTGCGACGTCCAGCGAGGAACCCGAGATGACGAAGTCGAAGCCCTTGCGTGGTCTGGCCGCCGCCACCGCCGTTGCCTGTTCGGCGTGCGCGACCACTCCCAAGCTGCCGACCCAGGCGGACTGTCCCCCCGGCGTCCGGGAGACCTATGAACGTTTCAGGATGAAGAAGGGGCCTCAGCCCCCCATCCTCCTCTCCACCGACGTCCACTCCGTCATTCCCGTGCGCGAAGGCGACTTCTCCATCATCCCGCTCCCCGGCTGGGGTGACATCCCCAGTGGCACGGCCATGTCCGGGCGGCTCGTCTTCGGGAAGAACCAGGTGTATGGCCGCTTCACCCAGATGCGGCTCCCCAGCGGAGAGACCCTCCCCATCTGTCTGGAGCTCAGCCGCTATGGCGAGCGCGGTGTCCCGATGGACGCCAAGAGCACGCGGGACCGGGTGCTCATCGCCACGGTCTTCGACCTGATCCCCCTTCCCAACTCCATGTACAAGTACTGACAGGCCCGCCCTGGAGACCGTCATCCATGCTCCCTTC is a window from the Archangium lipolyticum genome containing:
- a CDS encoding serine/threonine protein kinase; the encoded protein is MRENESAGGAWVPPGLDFTPGAQVAGFTIEARLASGSFGAVFRASRSGRAFALKLVPLDVRGEREVDSLRKVRHPHVVGLHGYSLWPDDAPRFLVLILELVAGLPLDVWALEENPSASELVRQVLLPLVSALSAVHASGVVHRDVKEANVLVREADGQPVLVDFGAAGYAGAPRLTAVLPPGTPEYRSPEAWRFVRESDSSEPYPAGPADDLWALGVTTYALLTRRLPFGERLEPGMIRAILQETPPAPHSLNPRVPRALGDLCLRMLEKSPEARFADAGALSEALEAQLSLADDSWRTPLFPGDSRPVKQAPPVRERPRRWRAGLALLVVAGVLSLLAVKGWRPSRASSTTQRVESAHPLPLQKAGSRQELAPAQVTGDVGAGAAPPESSIPAPVARATSSEEPEMTKSKPLRGLAAATAVACSACATTPKLPTQADCPPGVRETYERFRMKKGPQPPILLSTDVHSVIPVREGDFSIIPLPGWGDIPSGTAMSGRLVFGKNQVYGRFTQMRLPSGETLPICLELSRYGERGVPMDAKSTRDRVLIATVFDLIPLPNSMYKY